The DNA region tataaatcaaatttgttcttatttcaaaataacagttacaactagaaattgtcaccgggacaatttgaccgGCTTTTTACCTAAAGGCTActccgttcaaggtcattcataacaCACTTGGTAGAGCATAAAATTTgttcttatttcaaaataacagtTACAATTATCGTAACCTCTATAATCTAACTTTGCAAAATTTTGTTCACAATATATAGattaaataatgttatttaatttTGGATTAAAGATATTGACATTGAAGTGATATTAAGAAATTAAGGAAGATAACTCCTTAATTGAAAATCGTTATCAATGACATAATGTTATAACCCTTACTTGGTCTTGTGTCAAAATTgccattattttaattattcaaGGATTATATATCATCATAATTTTCTTGGAaaattttatctttgttttaaaaacaaagttatattCTGGCCTACAAGACAGATGGTCATAATAGCTCAAGCCGGTATTTGTAGAagaatacaatttattttcaatattttcaatttttgaattTATGGGAATGTTATTAACTAAAGAATATAGGAAAGAAGTCCTTTGAGTGAGAATGTGAATTAGTAGTTTTAATGATAGGGTCAGTTCGTACGCGCCTCCCATATCAGTCCTGTCTAGTCGTTTGCGTCCTGTCATTTGGGAGGTTTTTCGCCAATGTCTGGTAGAGTTAGTATAAGGATTAAAGAACTTTACTTTTCTATATTCTTCAATTGAATACTATAAAGCAAATCtggaaaacaaattaaacagaAAACGGAATGATATCAGATAGTTTGTTTACTCCAATGGCTATCTTtactaaaaaataaattttgcataACATAGATTATGAAGGGCATTTGGAAGGTTATaagaattattttcaaaattatactggtTAATGCAAGAGCTAAAAATGATCCTTCTGGCTTCCTAGGCTAAAACGtaacattaaaaaacattttataattattattatctaaacttaaaattatttgaaacactactaccagtacatgtagttcgaaattggaaaataaaagcagagaaaaaatttagaattttatcttttgtaatattgatatgattATTTACACGAGAGGCTTGAACCTGGCTGTGGATAAGACATAGATCTTATCAGCCAACCAAACaactaaaatctttgaaatgcAGTGATACAGATACTCTAGATCTCTTGTTCCTAACTTGACAAAGTTCAAAATTCCAATATAAGGTgagttttttattttaaataatggtAAATAGGAATGATTTGACTAAAAAGCTACAAGAAAATACTTTCCTTAATTGCCTTATTATCTCTCCATTTGAcaaaggatctgacaacatcccattagggtcacgttctggtgacctttcgaattggccaatcaaattttGAAAGTGAATTTAAAGAGACAAAATAGTTTCAAGCTAAATATGTGCAAATAAATACATATCTACTGAAACGAAATAATTGATGTAGgtgtagaaaatgaaaaatagatcTGAAGAAACACAAAAATCAACACCGCCTCGGGAAAACCAATAAGTGTCTCCCTTTACCAAGTGAAGAGAAAATTCAGATCCCTATATAAAAACTGCagtttaattttataatataacttttcatgggaGTTTTACAGGAAATGATTACAGAAGAAAGATTTAGAAGATTTTAGAATTGTctgtgttataaatatttacaatatgttcTCTGTCTACAATAACTAACCTAATAGATTGTGAATGTCTATTACTAACAAAGTTATTTATTCACCAAGTACTTGAAAGTCATTTGTCATTAAAACTACAATCTGACTGAATGTAATATACAAAAGATGTACTTAAAACTACATGTTTAAAAACAATTGCAAATTGTTTTGCGTATTTTTCtcatgattttaattttgcatattatgtctgtattatataaacattataataatgAGATGCTGTAATCTTCAGTTTTGAGGAAATAAAGACTATTATTATTACCTGAATAGAGCTGGTAGTTGTTTCTATCTTTGtggttgtctctatcctggTGGTAGTCTCTATCCTGATTGTTGTCTCTATCCTGGtggttgtctctatcctggTGGGTGTCTCTATCCTGGTGGTAGTCTCTATCCTGGTGGGTGTCTCAATCCTGATTGTTGTCTCTATCATGGtggttgtctctatcctggTGGGTGTCTCATTCCTGattgttgtcactatcctggtggttgtcTTTATCCTGGTGGGTGTCTCATTCCTGATTGTTGTCACTATCATGGTTGTTGATCCTGGTTGTTGTCTCTATCCTGGTGGGTGTCTCATTCCTGattgttgtcactatcctggttGTTGTCTCTATCCTGGTGGGTGTCTCATTCCTGATTGTTGTCACTATATTTGTTGTTGTCTCTATCATGGTGGGTGTTTATCATGGTTGTTGTCTCTATCATTGTGGGTGTCCATCATGGTGGGAGTCTCTATCCTGGTGGTTGTCTCTATCTTggtggttgtcactatcctgatgggtGTCTCTatcttataaaacaaataaataaaaattataataatttggaaaatcattattattacaGCCGATAATTGCGGGGACAGATtactcattttttttctttccgtCTAGAACAGTAATCCCACC from Argopecten irradians isolate NY chromosome 5, Ai_NY, whole genome shotgun sequence includes:
- the LOC138323014 gene encoding uncharacterized protein, translated to MIVTTIRNETPTRIKTTTRIVTTIRNETPTRIETTTMIETTIRIETPTRIETTTRIETPTRIETTTRIETTIRIETTTRIETTTKIETTTSSIQNLE